In Spinacia oleracea cultivar Varoflay chromosome 5, BTI_SOV_V1, whole genome shotgun sequence, a single window of DNA contains:
- the LOC110783765 gene encoding NADH dehydrogenase [ubiquinone] flavoprotein 2, mitochondrial, which yields MFARRAAQRLLEIRQVFRQSPQASRSFSSALNFHLDTPDNNPNNQWKFSETNNQKVKEILSFYPTNYKQSAVIPLLDLAQQQHGGWLPVSAMNEVARIIEVAPIRVYEVATFYSMFNRSKVGKYHLLVCGTTPCMIRGSREIEEALLNHLGVKRNEVTKDGLFSVGEMECMGCCVNAPMITIADYSNGSEGYTYNYIEDVTPKRVVEIVEMLKRGEKPPPGTQNPNRFKCAPEGGHKTLLGEPKPPPCRDLDAC from the exons ATGTTCGCTCGTAGGGCGGCCCAACGGCTGTTGGAGATCCGTCAAGTTTTCCGTCAATCTCCACAG GCTTCTCGATCCTTTTCTTCTGCTCTCAACTTC CACCTTGATACACCGGATAACAATCCTAACAATCAATGGAAGTTCAGTGAAACAAACAATCAAAAG GTGAAGGAGATATTGTCTTTCTATCCAACCAACTACAAGCAGTCTGCTGTTATTCCTTTGCTAGATCTCGCACAACAGCAGCATGGGGGCTGGCTACCTGTTTCTGCCATGAATGAG GTGGCCAGGATAATAGAAGTTGCTCCTATCCGTGTATATGAGGTTGCAACTTTCTACTCGATGTTCAATCGAAGCAAG GTGGGAAAATACCATCTTTTGGTTTGTGGAACAACACCTTGTATGATCCGTGGCTCACGAGAAATTGAAGAAGCCTTGTTGAATCATCTAGGGGTGAAGCGAAATG AAGTGACAAAGGACGGTCTTTTCTCTGTTGGAGAAATGGAGTGCATG GGATGTTGTGTGAATGCCCCTATGATTACCATTGCTGACTACTCCAATGGATCTGAAGGATATACCTACAACTACATT GAGGATGTCACTCCAAAGCGTGTTGTGGAGATTGTTGAGATGTTGAAGAGGGGAGAGAAGCCACCT CCGGGCACCCAAAATCCAAACCGATTCAAGTGTGCTCCAGAAGGAGGACATAAAACATTATTAGGTGAACCAAAGCCTCCTCCATGCAGAGATCTCGACGCTTGCTGA